In a genomic window of Gigantopelta aegis isolate Gae_Host chromosome 9, Gae_host_genome, whole genome shotgun sequence:
- the LOC121381632 gene encoding neurogenic differentiation factor 1-like, producing MPIKTGSDMKFETDLETDVSEFDDDRCFDFDDDDDVTEGEDQPDSTTSDTVSILPEADKREAKKSKTGRKGNDKKDEPKLPKKRGPKKKRMTKARQAKLRVRRVKANARERNRMHGLNHALDELRQHVPCYSKTQKLSKIETLRLARNYIFTLADILKSGVRPDSVSFAKALSKGMSQNTMNMVAGCLQLNPRTLLPDSPFPKPYQFMYENQVEFPSPISSDSFSCAFPPITSSVSETPPFEHQRHISQSQLSPYSHHLNQCLSFGSAHLRNNTAAISGGGHVQSLQPGMVTQANYMRCEIPSCRSYPSVGIGPAGGAYSDVVVDSTQDCGQYVLPEDLADFQAETALDHELGIISSTNGLFDVNVNG from the coding sequence ATGCCAATCAAAACCGGAAGCGATATGAAATTCGAGACTGACTTGGAGACAGACGTGTCAGAGTTTGATGATGACAGATGTTTCGACTTCGATGACGACGATGACGTCACAGAAGGTGAAGACCAACCGGATTCCACGACAAGTGATACAGTGTCAATACTCCCAGAAGCGGACAAACGCGAAGCTAAAAAATCCAAAACAGGGAGGAAGGGGAACGATAAAAAAGACGAACCAAAATTGCCCAAAAAGAGAGGCCCCAAAAAGAAACGAATGACAAAAGCTCGGCAGGCTAAATTGCGCGTTCGCAGAGTAAAAGCCAATGCACGAGAAAGAAACAGGATGCACGGACTGAACCACGCCCTGGATGAACTTCGCCAACACGTGCCTTGCTATTCTAAAACACAAAAGTTGTCAAAGATAGAGACTCTGAGACTGGctagaaactatatttttactCTAGcagatattttgaaaagtggCGTCCGCCCGGATAGCGTTTCGTTCGCCAAAGCTCTTTCAAAAGGCATGTCGCAGAACACAATGAACATGGTCGCGGGCTGTCTGCAGCTGAACCCTCGAACCTTACTCCCCGACTCCCCTTTCCCCAAGCCTTATCAGTTCATGTACGAAAACCAGGTGGAATTCCCGTCTCCCATTTCATCCGACTCCTTCTCTTGTGCCTTCCCTCCAATAACGTCCTCGGTGAGCGAGACTCCTCCCTTTGAGCACCAAAGGCACATATCTCAGTCTCAGTTGTCCCCCTACTCTCatcatctcaaccagtgccttTCGTTTGGATCTGCCCACCTGAGAAACAACACTGCTGCAATCAGTGGAGGCGGCCACGTCCAGAGTCTGCAGCCAGGGATGGTAACCCAGGCGAATTACATGCGTTGTGAGATCCCATCATGTAGGAGTTATCCTTCTGTGGGGATAGGTCCGGCAGGTGGCGCTTATAGCGACGTAGTCGTGGACAGTACCCAGGATTGTGGGCAGTACGTATTACCTGAAGATCTAGCAGACTTTCAGGCGGAAACAGCTTTAGACCACGAACTTGGAATAATAAGTTCAACAAATGGACTTTTTGACGTCAATGTCAATGGATAg